In Bacillus sp. S3, the sequence CTAATTTTCTTAATTGGGCAGCACTCACATCTTGTTTGTCTAGTGCCTCGATAATGACATCTGCCAGAACATCTGCATCTAAAAGAGCGCAATTGATGCCAAAGGCACCTGTTGGACTCATTGTATGGGCTGCATCTCCGAAAATGACGACTCCGTCTTTTGCCCATGTTGGACATTGACAGCTCTGCACTTTTAATAAAATAAAATCATTCCAAGATTGGATGTGCTGACGAACGGTTTCCGTTAACTCTGGAAAAGCCGTAAGCACTTGCTCAATAAACGGTGCAAAGGATTGCTTTTTCAATGTTGGAAAGGAATCTTCTTCAATATTCCAGCCTATCTGTATAAATCCGCCCGCCTGGCTAAATAAAGCAAGCTGCTTACCGTCGACCAATGCATTTTTAATGGTTGGCTCCCAATCTTTCGGGCTGGGAATTTTCGCCCACAGCAAGTCATAGCCATGTTTTATGGTTGTGAATGGCATCTCGGCAAGCTTTCTGACCGTTGAAAAACGGCCATCTGCACCAACAACAATCTTGCATCTGATGATCACTTCTTCATCGCCCTTTAAAGCTTTTAGACCATTAACACGGCCATTTTTAGTGAATAAAAGCTCAGTCACTTTTGTCCCCATCATAAGATTGTAATCCTTATAGGGTTTAGATTGCTGAATCAACACATTTAATAAATTCCTTTGCGGGATATGGATACCGACATGCTGTTCACCATCAGCCGGTGTGACCGTCTTTATTACGTCTCCGTGATGCCAATATTCAACTCGTTCCATTAATAGCATCCCGGCTTGTTTTACTTGATCAAACAAATTATATTTTTTTAAAACGTGTTCTCCGTCCTGATTGAGATGTTCACCGCGAAATTCTTTGTCGATTCCCGCGTGACGTTCAAGAACAATCGTTGATATACCATTTTTTGCAAGCAAATATCCTAGTAATGCACCGCCTGGACCGGCACCAACAATACAAACATCTGCTTCAAGATTCATGTTTTAGGACCACCTTGTTGGATCTCGTGATATCCGAGAATGTCTTTTGACTAATAAAAATGAAGTTTATAGTTACTTACTTTATGTAACTAATTATATTTTTAAAACTAACTTGTGTCAAACAATTTTATTGTGTATTGTAATTATATTGGTATTTGTAATATGATAATATATTATTAGGAGGGGAGAACCATGAATCAACCTGAAATTTGTCCTCGATTCGAAAAAGCGATGGTGATGTTGAGCCAACGCTGGACAGGTCTTGTCATTTATCAGCTGCTTACAGGGGCGAAACGCTTCTGTACTTTAGAATCTTCAATAGGAATAAGTGGAAGGGTTCTTTCGGAGCGGCTAAAAGATTTAGAAAATCAAGGAATCGTTAAACGCGAGGTATTCCCGGAAACGCCAGTACGCATTGAATATTCCTTAACAGAAAAAGGGCTGGCCTTAAAGCCAATCATAAAAGAAATAGAAAATTGGTCTCAAATCTGGCTGCCAGTGGAAGCAGATCAATAATGGGGGCAAGGGGACAGTTTCCCTTGCTTCTTTTTATAGGAGTGAATAAGATGAAAATTTATGTTGATGCAGATGCGTGTCCAGTAAAAGATATTATTATCTCTGAAGGTACGAATGCGGGAATTCCTGTAGTCCTTGTAACAAGCTTTTCACATTTTTCTAATGCGGAACAACCATCAGGAGTGGAAACCATTTATGTTGATTCTGGGGCAGATGCGGCGGATTATCGGATTATGAAGTTAGCCAAAAAAGAAGACATAATTGTGACGCAGGATTATGGTCTGGCGTCGCTCGGCTTAGCAAAAGGGTGTTTAGTCCTCCATCATAAAGGATTTACTTATACAAATGAAAACATTGATCAATTATTACAAACACGTTATTTAAGTGCAATGGCTCGAAAGAGTGGAAAGCGTACAAAGGGGCCAAAACCTTTTACAACAGAGGATAGGGATCAATTTAGAGAGCTTTTTCAAAGAGCCATTTCTCGTTCCGAATAACCACAGGGCTTATGGGGGAAAAAAAGCTTTTCAATCAAAAAAAGGTGCCTGCCCCTAGTCAGTGTTAAAGCGATAACACAATGGGGTCAGGCAGCTTTTTAAGGTAAAGATTATTTTTTTCTTAATGTTTCATTAAGCATATGGAGTTCAGTCTCGATGTCTGCTAACTGTTTTTCTAAGGGAGATAGATTCCCTTTTACATTTTCTAATTTTTCTAAGTCATTCTGTAAGCGTACATATTCAAATTTTAATTCACGGATTTTATATTCAATTTCTTTTTTCTCCATTACTTTCTCCTTGTCGTTAGTAAATGACAACCGGGTCGTAAGTGCTGAGGTTATCATATACGCTTTTCATCAAACTAGGAGGCGTGTTGACGCAGCCGCCTGAACCTGCTGTTAAATAAGCAGTACTTGACCAATTTGTCCTCCAGCTGGCATCGTGGAACCCTTGGCCGCTGTTTGTAAACGGAGCCCAGTAATTTACCTTAACGGCATAATCGCCTTTACCTACCGCAGTGCCCTTAAGTGTGTACTGTTGGCGTTTATAGAGGATATACCACACTCCTGGTGTTGTATCTTCACCAGTGCTATGTTTGCCGGTCACTACATGCGTTGTAAGTGCCAATTTTCCATCTTTGTAAATCCAAATACGCTGTTCGGCAATGGATACTTCCGCATATGTGTCGCCAATGCCATTATTCGTTGTTGTTTCATAACCGATGCCTTCATTACTCCAGCCATTGCCGTAAATATTTGATGCAGGAATCGATTTTTCCCCTTTTTCAAAAGCCTCTTGAATCCGCGTTGTTTCTTTATCAGCATCAATTGCCCAGCCATAGCCTTTTCCTTTCACTGTTATGACCGAGCCTGAGTGGGTTTTAAATGCAAAATCTTTATTTAATGTGGATTGAGAACGATTAATTTCATCAATCTTGTTCTTAATATCACTCTCAGTGATGGTAATCTTCATGTCTTTAGACACAGAGGCATTTTTAATTAATTCACTGGCATCTAATGAATAAACTTGATCCTGAACCTTATATTCAATCGTTTGTTGAAGGAGTTCACTCAGCTTTTTCTCTTCATTTTTCACAATTGAACTGTTTTCTTTGACGGGTTGAATGTAGACAGGCTTCAAATGAATGTTACTTTTAAAATCCTGCTTGTCGTAATCCTGCAATAGACTAGTGACATCATATTGTTCACCATTCATGCTTTTAGTGATAACAATCTTGCCCTGTTCCAGCTTCGCCTCAGCGTCTTGGGGAGCTTGTAAATGCTTATTCATGGATAAGAGCTTTTCTTTTACAAGCTTTTTCATCGTTTTGCTTCGATATTGATCCGCCTTTTCGGGTATCAGCAAATAATTTATACCCTTTGAGGAAGGAAAAAATGTCCACTGGCTTTTTTGTAATTTTTTAACCTCATGCAAATCTTTATCAGTAAATCCCATCTTTGTGTCTTTTTCATCTAAAATGAGCTGTTGTCCGATATAGACTCTGTTTTGTAATTCAGCTGTTTTTAATTTTTTTATTGCCTGCTCAGCAGTCAGCCCGCCAATATTTGTATCATTAATCGTAATCTGCGAATTGAAGCGGGTTGCCTGATAATAACTAATTCCTCCAATTAGAAGCGCAATAATAATGATGATACCCGTCGATAAAAGCTTCCAGCTTTTAAACCGCTTGGTAGATTTTACACGCCGTCTTTTATCAACTTCCCCAGCTGATTCAGTTGCCTTGTTGTTCATAAACCTTCCCTCCGCCTACCTAATTACCTATTGTAAGACTGTCTATCGACTAATCTAGTGTTTTGGTAACAAAACCCTCGATTAGTTTACCTTATTATGCTTAAATAATCACTATTATTTTACTAGACTGTATGGCACAGATATTACCATTATTTGAATTAAGTATGAGATGATAGGATTAATATATTCCTAGTTTACCATCTTCAGTAAAGTTTTGGAAATGAAACTACTTTCCTATATTAGGTGGTTAATTTGGCCTGAAAATATGGGGGGAATTCACAAATATGGAGGGAGTCAGGCATCATTTTCGAGGATTGCAAAAGGTGCCTGACTCCCAGTGTTTTAGTGAAGGTGATTAAGCTCTATTTTCAACCTCCTGAGCACTAAATAAATCCTTGA encodes:
- a CDS encoding winged helix-turn-helix transcriptional regulator; translated protein: MNQPEICPRFEKAMVMLSQRWTGLVIYQLLTGAKRFCTLESSIGISGRVLSERLKDLENQGIVKREVFPETPVRIEYSLTEKGLALKPIIKEIENWSQIWLPVEADQ
- a CDS encoding SE1832 family protein, coding for MEKKEIEYKIRELKFEYVRLQNDLEKLENVKGNLSPLEKQLADIETELHMLNETLRKK
- a CDS encoding L,D-transpeptidase family protein, whose product is MNNKATESAGEVDKRRRVKSTKRFKSWKLLSTGIIIIIALLIGGISYYQATRFNSQITINDTNIGGLTAEQAIKKLKTAELQNRVYIGQQLILDEKDTKMGFTDKDLHEVKKLQKSQWTFFPSSKGINYLLIPEKADQYRSKTMKKLVKEKLLSMNKHLQAPQDAEAKLEQGKIVITKSMNGEQYDVTSLLQDYDKQDFKSNIHLKPVYIQPVKENSSIVKNEEKKLSELLQQTIEYKVQDQVYSLDASELIKNASVSKDMKITITESDIKNKIDEINRSQSTLNKDFAFKTHSGSVITVKGKGYGWAIDADKETTRIQEAFEKGEKSIPASNIYGNGWSNEGIGYETTTNNGIGDTYAEVSIAEQRIWIYKDGKLALTTHVVTGKHSTGEDTTPGVWYILYKRQQYTLKGTAVGKGDYAVKVNYWAPFTNSGQGFHDASWRTNWSSTAYLTAGSGGCVNTPPSLMKSVYDNLSTYDPVVIY
- a CDS encoding FAD-dependent monooxygenase, with the protein product MNLEADVCIVGAGPGGALLGYLLAKNGISTIVLERHAGIDKEFRGEHLNQDGEHVLKKYNLFDQVKQAGMLLMERVEYWHHGDVIKTVTPADGEQHVGIHIPQRNLLNVLIQQSKPYKDYNLMMGTKVTELLFTKNGRVNGLKALKGDEEVIIRCKIVVGADGRFSTVRKLAEMPFTTIKHGYDLLWAKIPSPKDWEPTIKNALVDGKQLALFSQAGGFIQIGWNIEEDSFPTLKKQSFAPFIEQVLTAFPELTETVRQHIQSWNDFILLKVQSCQCPTWAKDGVVIFGDAAHTMSPTGAFGINCALLDADVLADVIIEALDKQDVSAAQLRKLEHVRRADIEKLQKQQMVKEETYQENFTVPVLS
- a CDS encoding YaiI/YqxD family protein, yielding MKIYVDADACPVKDIIISEGTNAGIPVVLVTSFSHFSNAEQPSGVETIYVDSGADAADYRIMKLAKKEDIIVTQDYGLASLGLAKGCLVLHHKGFTYTNENIDQLLQTRYLSAMARKSGKRTKGPKPFTTEDRDQFRELFQRAISRSE